In Methanocaldococcus sp. FS406-22, the genomic stretch ACACAAATTTGGGCCGAAATCAATGCCAGTTCATGGAACTTACGAAAAGCCTATTGGTTTGCTCTGTCCTCATGCAGGATATGTTTATTCAGGGCCTATACAGGCTCATTCCTATTATGAGTTATCAAAGAGAGTTGATGCCCTTGAAGAGATAACTGCTGTTATTTTAGGACCTAATCATACTGGTTTAGGGTCTGGAGTTAGTGTAATGGATGGAATTTGGAGAACACCGTTGGGGGATGTAAGGTGTGATGAAGAATTCGTTGAGGAGTTATGGACAAAGTGTGAAATAGTTGATTTAGATGAAACCGCCCATTTGAATGAGCATTCTATAGAGGTGCAACTGCCATTTTTAAAGCATTTGGAGTTATTAAATGTGGCTAAATTCAAGATAGTTCCAATATGTATGATGTTTCAAGACTATGAAACTGCTGTAGAAGTGGGTTATTTCATAGCTAAAATTGCTAAAGAGTTAAATAGAAGAGTAGTTATTATTGCCTCCTCTGATTTAACCCATTATGAACCTCAAGAAATTGCTTCAAAAAAGGATGCTATAGTTATTAAGCATATCTTGGAGATGAATGAAAAAGAGTTATATGAGGATGTTATAAATTACAACATCTCAATGTGTGGATATGGACCAGTGATAGCTATGTTAAAAGCAATGAAAACCTTGGGAGCTAAGAAAGCTAATTTATTGGCTTACGCAACATCTGGAGACATAACTGGAGATTATTCAGCAGTTGTTGGCTATGCATCTGCAATTGTTGAATAAATTGCTAAAATAAAATAAAAAAGTTATTTTTAAATTTTTCCTTCTAAAACAAGTTTTGCGAACCTCTCAAAGCTTCTATCATAAGTTTTTTCAACATCATCTGGGAAACAGCAAGCTGGCAATTGTCTATTTTTTAAATGATAATGGAGGCATTCACAGCACATTCCTTTTTTAGAACAAGCTGGATAACTGCAGTTACATCTTTTTAAGTTGATTTCCTTATTTGGACATTCCATCTTATCACCAAAAATTTTATTTTTTTAATTTTTCCTG encodes the following:
- the amrB gene encoding AmmeMemoRadiSam system protein B, which produces MTKIRYPAVAGLFYPSHPDELIDMIEQCYLHKFGPKSMPVHGTYEKPIGLLCPHAGYVYSGPIQAHSYYELSKRVDALEEITAVILGPNHTGLGSGVSVMDGIWRTPLGDVRCDEEFVEELWTKCEIVDLDETAHLNEHSIEVQLPFLKHLELLNVAKFKIVPICMMFQDYETAVEVGYFIAKIAKELNRRVVIIASSDLTHYEPQEIASKKDAIVIKHILEMNEKELYEDVINYNISMCGYGPVIAMLKAMKTLGAKKANLLAYATSGDITGDYSAVVGYASAIVE
- a CDS encoding DUF6485 family protein produces the protein MECPNKEINLKRCNCSYPACSKKGMCCECLHYHLKNRQLPACCFPDDVEKTYDRSFERFAKLVLEGKI